In Aliidongia dinghuensis, a single genomic region encodes these proteins:
- a CDS encoding TIGR02300 family protein, with protein sequence MANPEWGTKRICQSCSAKFYDLNREPIVCPKCHTEFDPEAFLKTRRSRPSSIVEKDTEVAPGVAADADLEDVEVGEGDDAGVTEGEEEEDEDMIEDASELGEDEDDLAEVIENVDEEEER encoded by the coding sequence GTGGCAAATCCCGAATGGGGCACCAAGCGCATCTGCCAGTCCTGCAGTGCAAAGTTCTATGACCTGAATCGCGAGCCGATCGTCTGCCCGAAGTGCCATACGGAGTTCGATCCGGAGGCGTTCCTGAAGACCCGCCGGTCGCGGCCGTCGAGCATCGTCGAGAAGGACACCGAGGTGGCACCGGGCGTCGCCGCCGATGCGGACCTCGAGGATGTCGAGGTCGGCGAGGGCGACGACGCGGGCGTGACCGAAGGCGAAGAGGAAGAAGACGAGGACATGATCGAGGACGCGTCCGAGCTGGGCGAGGACGAGGACGATCTGGCCGAAGTCATCGAGAACGTCGACGAGGAAGAGGAGCGCTAA
- a CDS encoding lipopolysaccharide assembly protein LapA domain-containing protein, which translates to MRYIYWGLTAFVAIVIACFAVSNRTVVDLEFWPLPFAVSLQLYLVVLGALLIGFLVGWLIGWAGGLPARRARRRQARRIAELERELGRPSPANPAPANPAPANPAPANTSTGGKPLVSAG; encoded by the coding sequence ATGCGCTATATCTATTGGGGGCTGACGGCTTTCGTCGCAATCGTGATCGCCTGCTTCGCGGTCTCGAACCGCACGGTCGTCGATCTCGAGTTCTGGCCCCTGCCGTTCGCCGTGTCACTGCAGCTCTATCTGGTCGTGCTGGGAGCGTTGCTCATCGGTTTCCTTGTCGGCTGGCTCATCGGCTGGGCTGGCGGCCTGCCGGCCCGGCGCGCGCGCCGGCGGCAGGCCCGTCGCATCGCCGAGCTGGAACGGGAACTCGGCCGGCCGTCGCCCGCCAACCCGGCGCCCGCTAACCCGGCGCCCGCCAACCCGGCACCCGCCAACACATCCACGGGCGGCAAGCCGCTCGTCTCGGCGGGCTGA
- a CDS encoding NAD(P)/FAD-dependent oxidoreductase: MKVSIVGAGIMGLGTAWALERLGHQVTVFEQGPVPNPKGSSVDRHRLIRYPYGAAEGYMRMVADAYAIWDQVWADLGETLYRPTGTLCLSRTGAERHRASIAALERAGHAVERLSEAELVRRFPLVNAGQVDAAYYLESGGLLFADRIVAALARRLAQRGVEIRPETPVAEIDPDRGFVTLADGTVVGADALVVAAGPWVARLVPGLGRRVKPSRQVVAYLNPPDDLMPLWQAGPMLLDIDPSEGFYAVPPREDAGLKVSDHRFSLSGDPDGDRAGTEAEVATALASCARRLKRFDEYRIDRLQACFYTVEPEEKFIIEPVGLSTYVMSPCSGHGFKFGPLLGSAVAGAINAGEPGDIAAWAAGAMQ; this comes from the coding sequence ATGAAAGTATCGATCGTCGGCGCCGGCATCATGGGGCTCGGCACCGCCTGGGCGCTGGAACGGCTGGGGCATCAGGTCACGGTGTTCGAGCAGGGCCCGGTGCCGAACCCGAAGGGCTCGTCGGTCGATCGGCACCGTCTCATCCGCTATCCCTACGGTGCCGCCGAGGGCTACATGCGGATGGTCGCCGACGCCTATGCGATCTGGGACCAGGTCTGGGCCGACCTGGGCGAGACGCTCTATCGCCCGACCGGCACGCTCTGCCTGTCCCGGACCGGCGCCGAGCGGCACCGCGCCTCGATCGCGGCGCTCGAGCGGGCCGGCCACGCGGTCGAGCGGCTCAGCGAGGCCGAGCTCGTGCGCCGCTTTCCGCTGGTCAACGCTGGCCAAGTCGATGCCGCCTATTACCTCGAAAGCGGCGGCCTGCTGTTCGCCGACCGCATCGTGGCGGCGCTCGCCCGGCGGCTGGCCCAGCGCGGGGTCGAGATCCGGCCGGAGACGCCGGTCGCCGAGATCGACCCGGACCGCGGCTTCGTGACGCTGGCCGACGGCACCGTTGTCGGCGCTGATGCACTCGTCGTCGCGGCTGGTCCCTGGGTCGCGCGCCTGGTGCCGGGTCTGGGCCGCCGGGTCAAGCCGTCGCGCCAGGTGGTGGCCTACCTGAACCCGCCGGACGATCTCATGCCGCTGTGGCAAGCTGGGCCGATGCTGCTCGACATCGATCCGAGCGAAGGCTTCTACGCCGTGCCGCCGCGCGAGGATGCCGGCCTCAAGGTCAGCGACCATCGCTTCAGCCTCTCGGGCGATCCCGACGGCGACCGCGCCGGCACCGAGGCGGAAGTTGCGACAGCGCTCGCCAGCTGCGCCCGACGCCTGAAGCGGTTCGACGAGTACCGGATCGATCGGCTGCAGGCCTGCTTCTACACGGTCGAGCCCGAAGAGAAGTTCATCATTGAGCCCGTGGGCCTCTCGACCTATGTCATGAGCCCATGCTCGGGCCACGGCTTCAAGTTCGGCCCCCTGCTCGGCAGCGCCGTGGCCGGGGCGATCAATGCCGGAGAGCCCGGCGACATCGCCGCCTGGGCGGCCGGAGCCATGCAATGA
- the cmk gene encoding (d)CMP kinase — protein MASLVIAVDGPAAAGKGTLARRLAAELRLAHLDTGALYRATARDVLAAGIEPNDAEGAAAIAAKLDPASLADPALRSEAVGRVASVVSAHPSVRAALLDYQRNFAHRPPGGAAGAVLDGRDVGTVVCPDATVKLFVTASVEARADRRVRELEAAGGPVDAGAVLADMVARDERDTKRSAAPLRPAHDAVVLDTSGLDADEAFEAALAIVRARARTAGRPQA, from the coding sequence ATGGCCTCCCTCGTCATCGCGGTCGACGGGCCGGCCGCCGCCGGCAAGGGCACGCTCGCCCGGCGCCTCGCTGCCGAACTGCGCCTCGCCCATCTCGACACCGGCGCGCTCTATCGGGCGACGGCGCGCGACGTGCTTGCGGCCGGTATCGAACCGAACGACGCCGAGGGGGCGGCCGCCATCGCGGCCAAGCTCGATCCGGCGAGCCTCGCCGACCCGGCGCTCCGCAGCGAGGCCGTCGGCCGTGTCGCCTCGGTCGTCTCGGCCCATCCGTCAGTGCGCGCAGCACTGCTCGACTATCAGCGCAACTTCGCCCACCGGCCGCCGGGCGGCGCCGCAGGCGCCGTGCTCGACGGCCGCGACGTCGGCACGGTCGTCTGTCCCGACGCGACGGTGAAGCTGTTCGTCACCGCCTCGGTCGAGGCGCGCGCCGATCGGCGCGTGCGCGAGCTCGAGGCGGCGGGCGGTCCGGTCGACGCCGGGGCCGTGCTCGCCGACATGGTGGCGCGCGACGAGCGGGACACGAAGCGATCGGCGGCACCGCTCCGGCCGGCGCATGATGCGGTCGTTCTTGACACGAGCGGACTCGACGCCGACGAGGCGTTCGAGGCGGCGCTCGCGATCGTGCGGGCGCGGGCGCGCACAGCCGGCCGGCCGCAGGCCTGA
- the lhpI gene encoding bifunctional Delta(1)-pyrroline-2-carboxylate/Delta(1)-piperideine-2-carboxylate reductase yields MRLIGPSEVHAALDYEQLVEALRQMFRSGCTVPLRHHHTVPAGGGREDATLLLMPAWQSGRHIGIKIVTVFPSNGERSLPAVMGAYLLLDGTTGAPVAMMDGPALTIRRTAAASALAASYLARPDAERLLVVGTGALAPQLVEAHARVRPIRNVLVWGRDRDKAAKLAHRLDRRNLKVAATDDLAGAVRGAHVVTCATLSKEPLIKGEWLPQGVHLDLVGGFTPEMREADDDCISRARVFVDTREGACKEAGDIVQPLANGRLTQDDIAGDLFDLTRGSRAGRRYYDQITLFKSVGTALEDLAAAKLVVDSLRN; encoded by the coding sequence ATGCGCCTCATCGGCCCGTCCGAGGTGCATGCGGCCCTCGACTACGAGCAGCTGGTCGAGGCGCTCAGGCAGATGTTCCGCAGCGGCTGCACGGTGCCGCTGCGCCACCATCACACGGTCCCGGCCGGCGGCGGCCGCGAGGACGCGACGTTGCTGCTGATGCCGGCCTGGCAGTCCGGGCGGCACATCGGCATCAAGATCGTCACCGTGTTCCCGAGCAACGGCGAGCGTTCGCTGCCGGCGGTGATGGGCGCCTATCTGCTGCTCGACGGCACGACCGGCGCGCCGGTCGCGATGATGGACGGGCCGGCGCTCACCATCCGGCGCACGGCCGCGGCGTCGGCGCTCGCCGCCTCCTATCTGGCACGGCCTGATGCCGAGCGGCTGCTGGTCGTCGGCACCGGCGCGCTCGCCCCGCAACTGGTCGAGGCCCATGCGCGCGTCCGCCCGATCCGCAACGTGCTGGTCTGGGGCCGCGATCGGGACAAGGCGGCCAAGCTCGCCCACCGGCTCGACCGGCGCAATCTCAAGGTCGCCGCAACCGACGACCTGGCCGGCGCCGTGCGCGGCGCCCATGTCGTGACCTGCGCCACGCTCTCCAAGGAACCGCTCATCAAGGGCGAGTGGCTGCCGCAGGGCGTGCATCTCGATCTCGTCGGCGGCTTCACGCCGGAGATGCGCGAGGCCGACGACGATTGCATCAGCCGCGCCCGCGTCTTCGTCGACACGCGCGAAGGCGCCTGCAAGGAGGCGGGCGACATCGTCCAGCCGCTGGCCAACGGCCGGCTCACCCAGGACGACATCGCGGGCGACCTGTTCGACCTGACGCGCGGCAGCCGCGCCGGCCGGCGCTACTACGACCAGATCACGCTCTTCAAATCGGTCGGCACCGCGCTCGAGGATCTGGCCGCGGCGAAGCTGGTGGTCGACAGCTTGCGGAATTGA
- a CDS encoding 3-phosphoshikimate 1-carboxyvinyltransferase, translated as MPPSKPLIARSGGPLAGTVRMPGDRFSTAAALVLGALAVGRTSLKGAFDGAETAALAGALNALGAPVTRHDDGLWTVDGVGVGGLIEPAQVVDLGRSETAAHLLLGLIASHPLTAVFTAAPPLRDRPLTRLLQPLEQVGAQFIGRRGALLPFVAVGAAVPMPIEHHVGPAAPLVKAALLLAGLNTPGITSVMEPAPTTDDLERLLRRFGAAVTVEPFTDGARRVRLEGQPELAPVALDLPSDPAVAALPLVAALTGAGGSDVTLLNVGLNPLRADLITIFKEMGAEIEILTSHTDGGIPAGDLRVRASRLKGMTLSVERARHVAGDYPLLAVAAARAEGTTILPAADSGDRLTALAQGLAACGVRVALANDALRIEGSPAHVPGGARIAAGADPSVAAALAMLGLGADKPVVVEEGAALDAVAPGFAGLMRTLGANFVEEAA; from the coding sequence ATGCCGCCGTCGAAGCCGCTGATCGCCCGTTCCGGCGGCCCGCTCGCCGGGACCGTCCGGATGCCGGGCGACCGATTCTCGACCGCCGCGGCGCTGGTCCTGGGCGCGCTCGCGGTCGGACGGACGAGTCTCAAGGGCGCGTTCGACGGTGCCGAAACCGCGGCGCTGGCCGGGGCCCTGAATGCGCTTGGCGCTCCCGTCACGCGCCATGACGACGGACTCTGGACGGTCGACGGCGTCGGTGTCGGCGGTCTCATCGAACCCGCGCAAGTCGTCGACTTGGGCCGGTCCGAGACGGCGGCGCATCTCCTCCTGGGCCTCATCGCGTCCCATCCGCTGACGGCCGTCTTCACCGCGGCGCCGCCGCTCCGCGACCGGCCGCTGACCCGGCTCCTCCAGCCGCTCGAGCAGGTCGGCGCGCAGTTCATCGGCCGGCGCGGCGCGCTGCTGCCGTTCGTCGCGGTCGGCGCCGCGGTGCCGATGCCGATCGAGCACCACGTGGGGCCGGCAGCACCGCTCGTCAAAGCGGCGCTGCTCCTGGCCGGGCTGAATACGCCCGGCATCACCAGCGTCATGGAACCCGCGCCGACGACGGACGATCTCGAACGCCTGCTGCGCCGCTTCGGCGCCGCCGTCACGGTCGAGCCGTTCACAGACGGCGCCCGGCGGGTCCGGCTCGAAGGCCAGCCGGAGCTCGCGCCTGTGGCGCTCGACCTGCCGTCCGACCCGGCCGTCGCGGCCCTGCCGCTCGTGGCGGCGCTCACCGGCGCCGGCGGGTCGGACGTGACCCTGCTCAATGTCGGGCTCAATCCGTTGCGCGCCGACCTCATCACCATCTTCAAGGAAATGGGTGCCGAGATCGAAATCCTGACTTCCCACACCGACGGCGGCATACCGGCCGGCGACTTGCGCGTCCGGGCGAGCCGGCTCAAGGGCATGACGCTTTCGGTCGAGCGGGCGCGGCACGTCGCGGGCGACTATCCCCTTCTCGCGGTCGCCGCTGCGCGTGCCGAGGGCACGACCATCCTGCCTGCCGCCGACAGTGGCGACCGGCTGACGGCGCTGGCCCAGGGCCTCGCGGCTTGCGGTGTGCGCGTGGCCCTCGCGAACGATGCCCTGCGCATCGAGGGCTCGCCTGCCCATGTGCCGGGCGGGGCGCGGATCGCCGCCGGCGCCGACCCGTCCGTAGCCGCAGCCCTTGCGATGCTAGGCCTCGGCGCCGACAAGCCAGTTGTCGTCGAGGAGGGCGCGGCGCTCGACGCCGTGGCGCCGGGCTTCGCAGGCCTGATGCGCACGCTCGGGGCCAATTTCGTCGAGGAGGCGGCCTGA
- the ihfB gene encoding integration host factor subunit beta, whose amino-acid sequence MTKSELILRLAESNPHLYQRDVERIVTTIFGEIAEALARGDRVELRGFGAFSVKRRDARVGRNPRTGDSVRVDEKFVPYFKTGKQLRDRLNAEDA is encoded by the coding sequence ATGACCAAGTCTGAGCTCATCCTGCGTCTTGCCGAATCCAACCCGCACCTCTATCAGCGCGATGTCGAACGCATCGTGACGACGATCTTCGGCGAGATCGCTGAAGCGCTCGCCCGGGGCGACCGGGTTGAGCTGCGCGGCTTCGGCGCCTTTTCGGTGAAGCGCCGCGACGCGCGCGTCGGCCGCAATCCGCGGACCGGCGACAGCGTCCGCGTCGACGAGAAATTCGTGCCCTATTTCAAGACCGGCAAGCAGCTGCGCGACCGCTTGAACGCCGAGGACGCCTGA
- a CDS encoding saccharopine dehydrogenase family protein, whose amino-acid sequence MKDVLVVGAGKIGSTIAEMLDATGDYRVAVADRAADQLARLETGPSVERLALDIADGTALKQALAGRFAVLSAAPYHLTGRVAEGARAAGTHYLDLTEDVATTRLVKQLAADATTAFIPQCGLAPGFISIVANNLAGHFDRLDTVKMRVGALPQYPSNALNYNLTWSTDGVINEYCEPCEAIVNGSLREVPPLEELEEFSLDGVAYEAFNTSGGLGTLCESLAGKVRNLNYRTIRYPGHCAIMKALLNDLRLRDRRDVLKDILENAVPATLQDVVVILVTVSGWQGGRFVQETYANKVYSRPIAGRVHSAIQITTASGICTVLDMLADGQLAPKGFVRQEDIPFEAFIRNRFGRAYALDLRQAA is encoded by the coding sequence ATGAAGGACGTGCTCGTCGTCGGCGCCGGCAAGATCGGCTCGACCATCGCGGAAATGCTCGATGCGACGGGCGATTATCGGGTCGCGGTCGCCGACCGCGCGGCCGACCAGCTGGCCCGGCTCGAGACCGGCCCGAGCGTGGAAAGGCTTGCCCTCGACATCGCCGACGGGACGGCGCTGAAGCAGGCGCTCGCCGGCCGCTTCGCCGTGCTGAGTGCCGCACCCTATCACCTGACCGGCCGGGTCGCCGAGGGTGCCCGCGCCGCCGGCACGCATTATCTCGACCTGACCGAGGATGTCGCGACGACCCGGCTCGTCAAGCAGCTGGCGGCGGACGCGACGACCGCCTTCATTCCGCAATGCGGCCTCGCCCCCGGCTTCATCTCGATCGTCGCCAATAATCTCGCCGGCCATTTCGACCGGCTCGACACGGTCAAGATGCGCGTCGGCGCCCTGCCGCAATATCCGTCGAACGCACTCAACTATAACCTCACCTGGAGCACCGACGGCGTCATCAACGAATATTGCGAGCCGTGCGAGGCGATCGTGAACGGCAGCTTGCGCGAGGTGCCGCCGCTCGAGGAGCTCGAGGAATTCTCGTTGGACGGTGTCGCCTACGAGGCGTTCAACACGTCGGGCGGCCTCGGCACCCTGTGCGAGAGCCTGGCCGGCAAGGTGCGCAATCTCAACTACCGCACCATCCGCTATCCCGGCCATTGCGCGATCATGAAGGCGCTCTTGAACGACTTGCGCCTACGCGACCGGCGCGACGTGCTGAAGGACATCCTGGAGAATGCCGTGCCGGCGACGCTGCAGGACGTGGTGGTGATCCTGGTCACGGTCAGCGGCTGGCAGGGCGGCCGGTTCGTGCAGGAGACCTATGCCAACAAGGTCTACAGCCGCCCGATCGCCGGCCGGGTGCACAGCGCCATCCAGATCACGACCGCGTCGGGCATCTGCACGGTCCTGGACATGCTGGCCGACGGGCAGCTGGCACCCAAGGGCTTCGTGCGCCAGGAGGACATCCCGTTCGAGGCGTTCATCCGCAACCGCTTCGGCCGGGCCTATGCCCTGGACCTGCGCCAAGCGGCCTGA
- the pyrF gene encoding orotidine-5'-phosphate decarboxylase produces MNPVFAALDTTDLDCARGLAAAVAPHVGGLKLGLEFFLAQGLANTAAVAGATPLFLDLKLHDIPNTVAGGVRAIAGLKPEFLTIHTAGGSAMMRAAVDAAAEAAAQTGHRIKLLGVTVLTSLDDGDLDAVGQRGPAADQVRRLALLARASGLDGVICSPMEVAALRADLGADFQLVVPGIRPAGAALGDQKRVMGPRDAIAAGASRLVIGRPITEAPDPAAAARAIAAELAA; encoded by the coding sequence ATGAACCCCGTTTTCGCCGCGCTCGACACGACCGATCTCGACTGCGCGCGCGGGCTTGCGGCGGCGGTGGCACCCCATGTCGGCGGCCTCAAGCTCGGGCTCGAATTCTTTCTGGCCCAGGGGCTCGCGAACACGGCCGCGGTCGCCGGTGCGACGCCCTTGTTCCTCGACCTCAAGCTGCACGACATTCCGAACACGGTCGCGGGCGGCGTCCGCGCGATCGCGGGCTTGAAGCCGGAGTTCCTGACCATCCACACGGCGGGCGGCAGCGCCATGATGCGCGCGGCGGTCGATGCGGCGGCGGAGGCGGCGGCACAGACCGGCCATCGTATCAAGCTCCTGGGCGTCACCGTGCTGACCAGCCTCGACGACGGCGATCTGGACGCGGTCGGCCAGCGCGGACCCGCGGCCGACCAGGTCCGGCGCCTGGCGCTGCTGGCGCGGGCAAGCGGGCTCGATGGCGTCATCTGCTCGCCGATGGAGGTGGCGGCGCTGCGCGCGGACCTGGGCGCCGACTTCCAGTTGGTCGTGCCGGGCATCCGCCCGGCGGGCGCGGCACTCGGTGACCAGAAGCGGGTCATGGGCCCGCGCGACGCGATTGCCGCCGGTGCCAGCCGGCTCGTCATCGGCCGGCCGATCACCGAGGCGCCGGATCCCGCGGCCGCGGCCCGCGCCATCGCGGCAGAGCTCGCGGCATGA
- a CDS encoding Lrp/AsnC family transcriptional regulator, giving the protein MTGIVTIDPTDEALLRLLRADARRPTADLARALGLSRTTVQSRLERLERSGVIAGYTVRLSPEAAGALIRAHVLITVLPKFAAKAETALRKIPQITALYSVSGPHDMIAVVEAGSVEQMDFLIDEIGALDGIERTVSSIILSTKFDR; this is encoded by the coding sequence ATGACGGGCATAGTGACGATCGACCCGACGGACGAGGCGCTGTTGCGCCTGCTCCGGGCCGACGCGCGCCGGCCGACGGCGGATCTCGCCCGTGCCCTCGGCCTGTCGCGCACGACGGTGCAGAGCCGCCTGGAACGGCTCGAACGCTCGGGCGTCATCGCCGGCTATACCGTCCGGCTCTCGCCCGAGGCGGCGGGCGCGCTCATCCGCGCCCATGTGCTGATCACCGTGCTCCCGAAGTTCGCGGCCAAGGCCGAAACGGCGCTGCGAAAGATTCCGCAGATCACGGCCCTTTATTCTGTGAGCGGACCCCACGATATGATCGCGGTGGTCGAGGCCGGCTCGGTCGAGCAGATGGATTTCCTGATCGATGAGATCGGCGCGCTCGACGGCATCGAGCGAACCGTCTCCTCGATCATCCTTTCGACCAAGTTCGACCGATAA
- the rpsA gene encoding 30S ribosomal protein S1 has product MASATTHAETFEKESFAALLDASLGTSSSLEGTVVKGHVIGIENDMVLIDVGLKSEGRVPLKEFANAGKPAELAIGDLVEVYLERMEDKNGEAQLSREKARREEAWTLLEKSFTANDRVTGVIFGRVKGGFTVDLNGAVAFLPGSQVDIRPVRDITPLIGTPQPFQILKMDRSRGNIVVSRRAVLEESRAEARSELVANLKEGQILNGVVKNITDYGAFVDLGGVDGLLHVTDIAWRRINHPSEALHIGQSVKVQVIRFNPETQRISLGMKQLEADPWEGVELKYPSGARYKGRVTNITDYGAFVELEPGVEGLVHVSEMSWTKKNVHPGKIVSTSQEVEVMVLDVDPQKRRISLGLKQTLANPWESFVEQYPAGTELEGEVKNITEFGLFVGLPGDIDGMVHLSDLDWARPGEEVVADYKKGDQVRVKVLDVDVEKERISLGIKQLSDDPYEESMAKLKKGDVVTCTVTQVTENGLEVTTADGMPGFIRKAELSRERSEQRPDRFAVGEKVDAKVTAVDRATRKVTLSIKSREVDEDKKAMAEFGSSDSGASLGDILGAAFNRAKSEKENS; this is encoded by the coding sequence ATGGCTTCTGCAACCACTCACGCCGAGACCTTTGAAAAGGAGAGCTTTGCCGCCCTCCTCGACGCGTCGCTCGGCACCTCGTCCAGCCTCGAAGGCACGGTCGTCAAGGGCCACGTCATCGGGATCGAGAACGACATGGTTCTCATCGACGTCGGGCTGAAGTCCGAAGGTCGCGTCCCGCTCAAGGAATTCGCGAACGCCGGCAAGCCGGCCGAGCTCGCCATCGGCGATCTCGTCGAGGTCTATCTCGAGCGCATGGAAGACAAGAACGGCGAAGCGCAGCTGAGCCGTGAGAAGGCCCGCCGTGAAGAGGCGTGGACGCTCCTGGAAAAGAGCTTCACGGCCAACGACCGCGTGACCGGCGTCATCTTCGGCCGCGTCAAGGGCGGCTTCACTGTCGACCTCAACGGCGCCGTGGCGTTCCTGCCGGGCAGCCAGGTCGACATCCGTCCGGTGCGCGACATCACCCCGCTCATCGGCACGCCGCAGCCGTTCCAGATCCTGAAGATGGACCGCTCGCGCGGCAACATCGTGGTCTCGCGCCGGGCCGTGCTCGAGGAGAGCCGGGCGGAAGCGCGCTCGGAGCTGGTCGCCAACCTCAAGGAAGGCCAGATCCTCAACGGCGTGGTCAAGAACATCACCGACTACGGTGCGTTCGTGGACCTGGGCGGCGTCGACGGCCTGCTGCACGTCACCGACATCGCGTGGCGCCGCATCAACCATCCGTCGGAAGCGCTGCACATCGGCCAGTCGGTCAAGGTGCAGGTCATCCGCTTCAACCCGGAAACCCAGCGCATCTCGCTCGGCATGAAGCAGCTCGAGGCGGATCCGTGGGAGGGCGTCGAGCTCAAGTACCCGTCGGGCGCCCGCTACAAGGGTCGCGTCACCAACATCACGGACTACGGCGCGTTCGTCGAGCTGGAGCCGGGTGTCGAGGGTCTCGTGCACGTCTCGGAAATGTCCTGGACGAAGAAGAACGTGCATCCGGGCAAGATCGTCTCGACCTCTCAGGAGGTCGAGGTCATGGTGCTGGACGTCGATCCGCAGAAGCGCCGCATCTCGCTCGGCCTGAAGCAGACGCTGGCCAACCCGTGGGAAAGCTTCGTCGAGCAGTACCCGGCCGGCACGGAGCTCGAGGGCGAGGTCAAGAACATCACCGAGTTCGGTCTGTTCGTGGGCCTGCCCGGCGACATCGACGGCATGGTGCACCTGTCCGACCTCGACTGGGCGCGCCCGGGCGAGGAAGTGGTTGCCGACTACAAGAAGGGCGACCAGGTCCGCGTCAAGGTGCTCGACGTCGACGTCGAGAAGGAGCGCATCTCGCTCGGCATCAAGCAGCTCTCGGACGATCCGTACGAAGAGAGCATGGCGAAGCTCAAGAAGGGCGACGTCGTGACCTGCACGGTGACCCAGGTCACCGAGAACGGTCTCGAGGTCACCACGGCCGACGGCATGCCGGGCTTCATCCGCAAGGCCGAGCTGTCGCGTGAGCGCAGCGAGCAGCGTCCGGACCGCTTCGCCGTCGGCGAGAAGGTCGATGCGAAGGTGACGGCGGTCGACCGCGCGACCCGCAAGGTCACGCTCTCGATCAAGTCGCGCGAAGTGGACGAGGACAAGAAGGCGATGGCCGAGTTCGGTTCGTCCGACTCGGGCGCCAGCCTCGGCGACATCCTGGGTGCGGCGTTCAACCGCGCCAAGTCGGAGAAGGAGAACTCGTAA
- a CDS encoding cysteine synthase A: MTIRKGFIDTIGHTPLIRLARASDATGCEILGKAEFLNPGGSVKDRAALAIIEDAVAAGRLKPGGTIVEGTAGNTGIGLALVGNALGYRTVIVMPETQSQEKKDFLRLIGADLRLVPAVPYKNPGNYVRASERLAAELAETSDKGAIWANQFDNVANREGHRRTTGVEIWEQTGGRIDAFTCAAGTGGTIAGVAMALKERNPKVRVLLADPMGSAFYNHYTKGELVAEGTSITEGIGNSRITANLAGAPIDGALQVTDEEALPVVFDLVEHEGLVLGGSSGINVAGAIQLARELGPGHTIVTILADGGARYQSKLFNPDFLRSKQLPVPHWMA, encoded by the coding sequence ATGACCATCCGCAAAGGCTTCATCGACACCATCGGCCACACGCCCTTGATCCGCCTCGCCCGCGCATCGGACGCGACGGGCTGCGAGATCCTGGGCAAGGCCGAGTTCCTCAATCCCGGCGGCTCGGTCAAGGACCGCGCGGCGCTTGCCATCATCGAGGATGCGGTCGCGGCTGGCCGCCTCAAGCCGGGCGGCACGATCGTCGAGGGCACGGCCGGCAATACCGGCATCGGCCTGGCGCTGGTCGGCAATGCGCTGGGCTATCGCACGGTCATCGTCATGCCGGAGACCCAGAGCCAGGAGAAGAAGGACTTCCTGCGCCTGATCGGCGCCGACCTCAGGCTGGTGCCGGCGGTGCCCTACAAGAACCCGGGCAATTACGTGCGCGCGTCGGAACGGCTCGCGGCCGAGCTTGCGGAGACGTCGGACAAGGGCGCCATCTGGGCGAACCAGTTCGACAATGTGGCGAACCGCGAGGGCCATCGGCGCACGACCGGCGTCGAGATCTGGGAGCAGACCGGCGGCCGCATCGATGCCTTTACCTGTGCGGCCGGCACCGGCGGCACGATCGCCGGCGTCGCCATGGCCTTGAAGGAACGCAATCCCAAGGTCCGCGTCCTGCTGGCCGATCCGATGGGCTCGGCCTTCTACAACCACTACACCAAGGGCGAGCTCGTCGCGGAGGGCACTTCGATCACCGAAGGCATCGGCAACAGCCGCATCACCGCCAATCTCGCAGGCGCCCCGATCGATGGCGCGCTGCAGGTGACCGACGAGGAGGCGCTGCCGGTCGTGTTCGACCTGGTCGAGCACGAGGGGCTTGTGCTGGGCGGCTCGAGCGGCATCAATGTCGCGGGCGCCATCCAGCTCGCGCGCGAGCTGGGGCCCGGCCACACGATCGTGACCATCCTCGCCGACGGCGGTGCCCGCTATCAGTCGAAGCTGTTCAACCCGGACTTCCTGCGCTCGAAGCAGCTGCCGGTGCCGCACTGGATGGCGTGA